The following are encoded together in the Bacillus sp. V2I10 genome:
- a CDS encoding IS3 family transposase codes for MKGGIDLEPSNLFQIIDDLSNHSIQLLCHLAKVSRSGYYKWVKRKALPSEKQIEDEKLKQKIIECHQKYKGIYGYRRIQIWLKRTYDIHINHKKVQRLLSELGIKAIIRKKRIYYGKKEPYLISNNYLNRAFYASRPNEKWVTDITYLIFNGQKLYLSAIKDLYNNEVVAYQISRRNDYKLVLDTLKKAIKGRNVKGILLHSDQGYQYTSHNYNQLLTRNKMKASMSRKGNCWDNASMENFFSHLKTECFNLHTFKTSQEVRRAIKDYILFYNHERFQNKLNNLTPIEYRSQAS; via the coding sequence GTGAAAGGGGGAATTGATTTAGAACCTAGTAATCTATTTCAAATCATTGATGATTTATCTAATCATTCTATACAGCTACTTTGCCATCTGGCTAAAGTATCAAGAAGTGGATACTACAAGTGGGTAAAGCGTAAAGCATTACCTTCGGAAAAGCAGATAGAGGATGAGAAGCTAAAGCAGAAAATAATAGAATGTCATCAGAAATATAAGGGCATCTATGGCTATAGAAGAATACAAATTTGGTTAAAGAGGACCTATGATATTCACATTAATCACAAAAAAGTTCAACGGTTACTAAGTGAGCTAGGTATTAAAGCAATTATCAGGAAGAAACGAATTTATTACGGTAAGAAAGAACCTTATCTTATCTCGAATAATTATTTAAATAGAGCCTTTTACGCTTCTCGCCCTAATGAAAAGTGGGTAACTGATATTACGTACCTCATTTTCAATGGACAGAAACTATATTTGTCTGCCATCAAAGACCTATATAATAACGAAGTTGTTGCGTACCAAATTAGTAGACGCAATGATTATAAGCTAGTCTTGGATACTCTTAAAAAAGCCATAAAAGGAAGGAATGTAAAAGGAATCCTTCTCCATAGTGATCAAGGATACCAATACACGTCCCATAACTATAATCAGCTACTCACAAGAAATAAAATGAAAGCTAGTATGTCTAGAAAGGGCAACTGTTGGGATAACGCTAGTATGGAAAATTTCTTTAGTCATTTAAAAACAGAATGTTTTAACCTTCATACTTTTAAAACTTCACAAGAGGTTAGAAGGGCTATTAAAGACTACATTCTCTTTTATAACCACGAAAGGTTTCAAAACAAGCTAAACAACCTGACTCCTATCGAATATAGAAGTCAGGCTTCTTAA
- a CDS encoding helix-turn-helix domain-containing protein: MEKKAETYDISFKKKAVDLYHQKKNYSAVSRELNIHRKNIQRWVKQFSEDGIVGLREKRGRKSGSGKVSSSTIENPQKKIKRLEAENELLKKLLKM; the protein is encoded by the coding sequence ATGGAGAAAAAAGCAGAGACTTATGATATATCGTTTAAGAAAAAAGCGGTGGATTTATATCATCAAAAGAAGAATTATTCAGCTGTTTCCAGAGAATTAAACATTCATCGAAAAAACATACAACGGTGGGTTAAACAGTTTAGTGAAGATGGAATTGTTGGTCTTAGGGAGAAACGCGGAAGAAAAAGTGGGTCTGGTAAAGTCTCTTCATCTACTATTGAAAATCCTCAAAAGAAAATAAAGCGATTAGAAGCTGAGAACGAACTGTTAAAAAAGCTTTTAAAGATGTGA
- a CDS encoding spore germination protein — translation MILSPKDRITTPQAAVVVINFILGSGILTLPRTSVEKVKTPDVWITVILGGLIAMMAGVILVKLSQQFPEKTFYQYSREIVGKWVGGLLSLLIVCYLLMTAGFQVRSMVEVTGFYLLEGTPAWAITMSFIWVGLYLIIGGINPIARLFEIIFPITVILFLLVVFMSFGIFEIDNLRPVLGLGVIPVLKGVKTTALSYTGIEIMLFLTAFMKHPHKAVKAVVVGTAIPLVFYIIIVIMVIGAFSVDGVVTRTWPTLDLMRSFEIHGLIFERFESILLVIWIMQLFASFTISYYAAALGLAQLFKKNIHPFMCGLLPVIYIISMVPKNINDQFKLGDMIGNVALYLFGLLPLLLLIVSRWKVGKHEAKP, via the coding sequence ATGATTCTTAGTCCAAAAGACCGAATAACCACTCCGCAAGCAGCTGTTGTCGTCATCAATTTTATCCTCGGATCAGGGATCCTCACTCTGCCCAGGACATCTGTAGAAAAGGTAAAAACACCGGATGTTTGGATTACCGTTATTTTAGGCGGACTAATCGCGATGATGGCAGGGGTGATCCTTGTGAAATTAAGCCAACAGTTTCCCGAAAAAACCTTTTATCAATATAGTCGAGAAATCGTAGGAAAATGGGTAGGCGGGCTGCTCAGTCTCCTTATTGTATGTTATTTATTAATGACTGCCGGGTTTCAAGTCCGTTCAATGGTGGAAGTAACAGGCTTTTATTTACTGGAAGGTACTCCTGCTTGGGCAATCACCATGTCATTTATTTGGGTAGGTCTCTATTTGATCATTGGAGGAATCAATCCGATCGCCCGTCTGTTTGAAATAATATTCCCTATTACGGTCATCCTTTTTTTGCTGGTTGTCTTTATGAGTTTCGGAATATTTGAGATAGATAATCTCCGTCCGGTATTAGGATTGGGAGTCATACCAGTGCTAAAAGGGGTAAAGACAACGGCTCTCTCGTATACTGGTATTGAAATCATGTTGTTCCTTACGGCATTTATGAAACATCCGCATAAAGCAGTAAAAGCTGTTGTAGTCGGAACAGCTATACCCTTGGTCTTTTATATAATAATCGTCATTATGGTAATTGGAGCGTTTTCCGTCGATGGAGTGGTCACAAGAACATGGCCGACCCTTGATCTCATGAGAAGTTTTGAAATCCACGGCCTGATCTTTGAAAGGTTTGAGTCTATATTGCTCGTGATATGGATCATGCAATTATTTGCTTCATTTACCATCTCCTACTATGCGGCTGCTTTGGGGCTGGCTCAACTCTTCAAAAAGAACATTCATCCATTTATGTGCGGATTACTTCCAGTTATTTATATCATCTCTATGGTGCCGAAAAATATCAATGACCAATTTAAACTCGGTGATATGATTGGCAATGTCGCGTTGTATTTATTTGGTTTACTACCGTTGCTACTTCTCATTGTTTCAAGATGGAAGGTGGGAAAGCATGAAGCAAAGCCATAA
- a CDS encoding Ger(x)C family spore germination protein, giving the protein MKQSHNNVRSLKGMLSVLLLLFLTGCWSSHEIEEIGLSVGLALDEGKESTIEQELKEQGGGYTKSDILTLTYQFVNAQGKGSGSNGGGMQQKPYINISETGDSIHQMTREFSLRKDRPMFSPHLKLIVINSDLVRKYSLEQLLDQFLRDNEVRPSCLVFISKGRANETLESKELGEIPAIRLIGISDNEDRTTRILPPMSLAKLEGKMQSGSSFLLQNVISTNGEVKLSGTAVITGKTKKLLGFLNEEELDGLTWITGKGKGGLVKNFDKETNQPIIYEVKSMKSKITPHINGNNISFDVKIESEGRLSENWVVSKKTSENKFLKSAEKAAEEEVNRLVNNVLEIMQGDYQVDVAGFGNQLRIKHPKVWEKVKKDWDQTFSEVPIKYNVKLTITEYGASDSN; this is encoded by the coding sequence ATGAAGCAAAGCCATAACAATGTGCGGTCCCTCAAGGGTATGCTCTCTGTTCTATTACTCCTGTTTCTTACAGGGTGCTGGAGCAGTCATGAAATTGAAGAGATTGGTTTAAGTGTAGGTTTAGCATTAGATGAAGGAAAGGAGTCAACAATTGAGCAAGAGCTAAAGGAACAGGGAGGGGGGTATACCAAAAGCGATATCTTAACGTTGACCTATCAATTTGTTAACGCACAAGGAAAAGGGTCAGGGAGTAATGGGGGAGGAATGCAGCAAAAACCTTATATAAATATTTCTGAAACTGGTGATTCCATCCATCAAATGACTCGTGAATTTTCATTGAGAAAGGATCGTCCTATGTTCAGCCCACATCTAAAACTTATTGTTATCAATTCGGATCTTGTACGTAAGTATAGTTTGGAACAATTACTTGATCAATTCCTCCGTGATAATGAGGTTAGACCAAGCTGTCTTGTGTTCATTAGCAAGGGGCGAGCAAACGAGACGCTAGAATCAAAGGAATTAGGAGAAATTCCAGCGATTCGTTTAATTGGAATTTCAGATAATGAAGATCGAACAACAAGGATTTTGCCCCCTATGTCACTCGCTAAATTAGAGGGCAAGATGCAATCAGGATCCAGTTTTCTTTTGCAAAATGTAATTTCGACGAATGGAGAAGTTAAATTATCAGGAACTGCCGTGATTACAGGTAAGACAAAAAAGCTGCTTGGGTTTTTGAATGAAGAGGAATTGGATGGTTTAACGTGGATAACTGGAAAGGGAAAAGGCGGTTTGGTGAAAAACTTTGATAAAGAGACAAATCAGCCAATCATTTACGAGGTAAAGTCTATGAAAAGCAAAATCACACCTCATATTAATGGGAACAACATCTCTTTTGATGTAAAAATAGAATCAGAAGGGCGTCTTTCTGAAAATTGGGTGGTTTCGAAGAAAACTTCTGAAAATAAATTTTTAAAAAGCGCTGAAAAAGCTGCTGAAGAAGAAGTAAATCGATTAGTGAATAATGTATTAGAAATCATGCAAGGGGATTACCAAGTCGACGTTGCCGGCTTTGGAAACCAATTGAGAATTAAACATCCTAAAGTATGGGAAAAGGTCAAAAAAGATTGGGATCAAACATTTAGTGAGGTTCCGATCAAGTACAACGTAAAATTAACTATCACTGAATATGGGGCTTCAGACAGCAATTGA
- a CDS encoding homoserine/threonine efflux transporter: MDNLLTYISIAAMMVIIPGADTMLLIKNTLSYGSKAGRYTVFGMAMGLSFWTLIAILGLSVVIAKSVILFSTIKYLGAAYLIYLGIKSFFAKSVFSLKEIQAQANTPTKYSNRHNKDSFMQALLNNILNPKTVLVYITIMPQFINLNGNVNQQLIVLAFILTLLAVLWFLFLVYLIDYAKKWLNNSKFQKAFQKSTGLILIGFGIKTGI, encoded by the coding sequence ATGGATAACTTACTAACATACATCTCAATAGCTGCAATGATGGTTATCATACCTGGAGCAGATACTATGCTACTTATAAAAAACACACTTAGCTATGGTTCAAAAGCCGGACGTTATACGGTTTTTGGAATGGCGATGGGACTTTCGTTTTGGACACTGATTGCGATCCTTGGCTTATCTGTTGTCATTGCAAAGTCCGTCATTCTTTTCAGCACCATCAAATATTTGGGAGCCGCCTACTTAATTTATTTAGGGATAAAAAGTTTTTTTGCTAAAAGCGTGTTTTCTTTAAAAGAAATTCAAGCTCAAGCAAATACACCTACAAAGTATTCAAATCGGCATAATAAAGATTCCTTTATGCAAGCGTTACTTAATAATATTCTTAATCCAAAGACTGTTTTAGTTTATATAACAATCATGCCACAATTTATCAATTTAAACGGAAATGTAAACCAGCAATTGATTGTATTAGCCTTCATCCTAACCTTACTCGCTGTATTGTGGTTTCTATTTCTTGTTTATCTAATTGATTACGCAAAAAAATGGTTGAACAACTCAAAATTCCAGAAGGCATTCCAAAAATCAACTGGCTTAATTTTAATAGGTTTTGGCATAAAAACAGGAATTTAA
- a CDS encoding TrmB family transcriptional regulator, which yields MKENILETLKNLNFTEYEAKAYLTLLEESPLTGYAVAKNSGVPRSRIYEVLDSLVMRGDILVSPGNTPQYTPVPAKELIKNRRMKAEENFELAEKSLAEFERSANDRENIWNITGRNEILDKVKACILSAEKRILLEIWKEEFEELESELRQAANRGVNVTIIAYGEIVSDFANVYLHYMGHEITEEYGGRWLVISGDDSEVVAGIVSLGKDSRAAWTMHVGLVMPITEVMIHDLYLMEIMEKHRELLEESFGENLINLRRKFSIHPDFKKHYVK from the coding sequence ATGAAAGAAAACATTTTAGAAACATTAAAAAATCTAAATTTTACCGAATATGAGGCGAAAGCATATCTTACCCTATTGGAAGAATCGCCATTAACCGGTTATGCAGTAGCAAAAAATTCCGGTGTACCACGTTCAAGAATATATGAAGTTCTGGACAGTCTCGTCATGCGCGGAGATATTCTGGTTAGTCCTGGAAACACACCACAGTATACTCCTGTTCCTGCAAAGGAGCTAATTAAAAACCGTCGAATGAAAGCAGAAGAGAATTTTGAACTGGCAGAAAAATCATTAGCGGAGTTTGAACGTTCTGCAAATGACCGTGAAAATATCTGGAATATCACGGGACGCAATGAAATACTCGATAAGGTAAAAGCTTGTATATTGTCTGCTGAAAAAAGAATTCTCTTAGAGATTTGGAAAGAGGAATTCGAAGAATTGGAGTCTGAACTAAGACAGGCAGCAAATAGAGGGGTCAATGTAACGATTATTGCTTATGGGGAAATCGTCTCTGATTTTGCTAATGTTTACCTCCATTATATGGGTCATGAAATTACAGAAGAGTATGGTGGACGATGGCTTGTTATTAGTGGAGATGATTCAGAAGTAGTAGCAGGTATTGTCTCGCTGGGTAAAGATAGCCGTGCAGCATGGACAATGCATGTAGGTTTAGTAATGCCAATTACAGAAGTCATGATTCATGATTTGTATCTCATGGAAATTATGGAGAAACATAGAGAACTTTTAGAGGAAAGTTTTGGAGAAAACCTCATCAATTTACGTCGCAAATTTTCTATCCACCCAGATTTTAAAAAACATTATGTAAAATAG
- a CDS encoding VanZ family protein, producing MSTLKLNKWLSLLVALIYFLYNYNNSIFEGAKLLEYLNLVVNFSVVLILCVWLISKSRVENVLDLVILSGFILYLFVLHSYVSLVNVSYYFTQEYVGDSYISMQQINLIPFKTIFNNLLGTVVAPVTIIQTAGNFLLLLPLSFALLALKIVASKYKVAQTILVISLLIETFQLFLNFSVSGYLYSEGGHRAIDIDDVILNTVGGLVGIIVFIIYKKVVSKNNVTTNTSTFN from the coding sequence ATGTCGACTTTAAAATTAAATAAGTGGTTAAGTTTGTTAGTTGCTCTGATTTATTTTCTTTATAATTATAATAATAGTATTTTTGAAGGAGCAAAGCTTTTAGAGTACCTGAATTTAGTTGTGAACTTTTCAGTGGTATTAATATTATGTGTATGGTTGATTAGTAAATCAAGAGTTGAAAATGTTCTTGACTTGGTTATTTTATCGGGATTTATACTTTATCTTTTCGTGTTACATTCTTACGTATCTCTTGTTAACGTTTCGTATTATTTTACTCAAGAGTATGTGGGTGATTCATATATAAGTATGCAACAAATAAACTTAATACCTTTTAAAACTATTTTTAATAATTTATTGGGAACAGTAGTAGCACCTGTAACAATAATTCAAACCGCAGGTAATTTCCTATTGTTACTACCTTTATCGTTTGCTTTATTAGCATTGAAAATTGTAGCCAGCAAATATAAAGTAGCTCAAACAATACTTGTTATTTCTCTTTTAATTGAGACATTTCAGCTTTTCTTAAATTTTTCCGTTTCAGGTTATTTGTACTCAGAAGGAGGACACCGTGCAATTGATATTGATGATGTTATATTAAATACTGTAGGAGGTTTAGTAGGAATTATAGTATTTATTATTTATAAAAAGGTAGTTTCAAAAAATAACGTCACTACAAATACTTCTACATTTAATTAA
- a CDS encoding GNAT family N-acetyltransferase, whose amino-acid sequence MNIYFKECKQNDVENLIQEYVRTLSSPIDSFLEEHILNSAFYTVSYNDEDAGYYAIHNNQYLTQFYLKLSYYKESQEIFKNVLRNHSIQSILVPTCDELFLSLVLDHDYKIEKQAYFFQDNKVKIAKEKLFKGGKFRAAVPNDTPQITEVCQDFIDKVEERIENREIFTFTKGNILLGIGIIERSMLLDRFGNIGMFTNEQYRKNGIGRTIIHHLKEWCYDNNLNPICGCWYYNALSKRTLESAGMVSKTRLLNIKVLV is encoded by the coding sequence ATGAATATTTATTTTAAAGAATGTAAACAAAATGATGTTGAAAATTTAATCCAGGAATATGTAAGGACATTAAGTTCTCCTATTGATTCTTTCTTAGAGGAGCATATTCTCAATTCCGCATTTTATACAGTCAGTTACAACGATGAGGATGCAGGGTATTATGCCATTCATAATAATCAGTACCTTACCCAATTTTATTTAAAGTTATCATATTACAAAGAATCCCAAGAAATTTTTAAAAATGTTCTTAGGAATCATTCAATTCAGTCAATACTGGTTCCAACATGCGATGAACTTTTTTTAAGTTTGGTATTAGACCATGATTATAAGATTGAAAAACAAGCTTACTTTTTCCAAGATAACAAAGTAAAAATTGCAAAAGAAAAATTATTTAAAGGTGGGAAATTCAGGGCTGCCGTTCCTAATGATACTCCGCAAATAACTGAGGTTTGTCAGGACTTCATAGATAAAGTGGAGGAACGTATTGAAAATAGGGAAATATTCACCTTCACCAAAGGAAATATATTACTTGGAATAGGGATTATAGAACGAAGTATGTTACTCGACAGATTTGGAAATATTGGCATGTTTACGAATGAACAGTACAGAAAAAATGGAATAGGTAGAACGATAATACATCACTTAAAGGAATGGTGTTATGACAATAATCTAAATCCGATTTGTGGTTGTTGGTATTATAACGCTCTCTCAAAACGGACATTAGAAAGTGCTGGTATGGTCTCTAAAACAAGATTATTAAATATTAAAGTTTTGGTTTGA
- a CDS encoding cell wall metabolism sensor histidine kinase WalK — translation MSIKMRFLLSYIGVTVVSIILCLAAGFLILFTVTGDTKSVEHLFKKTYIQKPLTTVEESTFLDLKLLAKKDPNSLLYTNELQNIKQVGIGIVVRKGGEIVYSTDEQNREKLQRFLPEFEEININTRDTIRIDDRFFTYVKFDFYFEDGEQGSIFVLRKASSVAELTRELFPFLLILLVILFVVIIGLLNYLVSRSIIKPVTFLKQAADRIKSGDLDFKVTSASNDEVGQLHRAFEEMRIRLKESTELQIKYEENRKELLSNISHDLKTPITSIIGYVEGIRDGVANTPEKTAKYLSTISLKARDLDALIDELFLFSKLDLKREPFSFEKVDIVPFIRDISEEVQFDLQPHGFQLDVAIIAPSLIVTADREKLKRVMMNVIQNSVKFLDKDEKKIAITLEENDEDVMIIITDNGQGIDPEALPFVFDRFYRSEPSRNTATGGSGLGLAIAKQIIQAHGGIIEADSKLGEGTSVFFTLKKGDQRETHFAD, via the coding sequence ATGTCGATTAAAATGAGATTTCTGCTGTCTTATATAGGCGTTACCGTTGTCTCAATCATCTTGTGTCTTGCGGCCGGTTTTTTGATTCTTTTTACAGTCACAGGAGACACAAAGTCGGTTGAGCACTTATTTAAGAAAACGTATATCCAAAAGCCTCTAACAACAGTGGAGGAAAGCACCTTTTTAGATCTTAAATTACTTGCGAAGAAAGATCCCAATTCACTTTTATATACAAATGAACTTCAAAACATTAAACAAGTCGGGATTGGTATTGTCGTAAGAAAAGGCGGAGAAATCGTCTATTCAACTGACGAACAGAATCGGGAAAAACTACAGCGTTTTCTGCCTGAATTTGAAGAAATCAATATAAACACTCGCGATACAATACGGATTGATGATAGGTTCTTCACGTATGTGAAGTTTGATTTTTATTTTGAAGATGGTGAGCAGGGTAGCATCTTCGTCTTACGAAAAGCCAGTTCGGTTGCGGAACTGACACGTGAGCTATTTCCATTTTTATTAATTTTATTGGTAATTTTGTTTGTAGTGATCATTGGCCTTCTGAATTATTTGGTTTCCAGAAGCATCATTAAGCCGGTCACCTTTTTAAAACAAGCAGCGGACCGAATCAAATCAGGAGATCTCGACTTTAAAGTCACATCAGCTTCTAACGACGAAGTGGGTCAGCTACACCGGGCTTTTGAAGAGATGAGGATTCGGCTGAAGGAATCTACAGAACTTCAGATTAAATACGAAGAAAACCGAAAAGAGCTGCTGTCTAACATCTCGCACGATTTAAAGACACCTATCACATCCATCATCGGGTATGTAGAAGGGATACGAGACGGTGTTGCCAACACTCCAGAGAAAACGGCAAAGTATTTATCAACTATATCTTTAAAAGCGCGAGATTTGGACGCTCTAATCGATGAGCTCTTCCTGTTCTCAAAGCTTGACCTGAAGAGGGAGCCGTTCTCTTTTGAAAAAGTGGATATTGTTCCGTTTATTAGAGATATATCGGAAGAAGTTCAATTCGATTTGCAGCCACATGGCTTCCAACTGGACGTTGCAATTATAGCTCCATCACTTATTGTGACGGCCGATCGTGAAAAATTAAAACGGGTTATGATGAACGTAATTCAGAACAGTGTAAAGTTTTTAGATAAGGATGAGAAGAAAATTGCTATTACTCTAGAAGAAAACGATGAAGATGTTATGATTATCATCACAGATAACGGACAAGGCATTGACCCCGAAGCACTTCCGTTTGTGTTTGATCGCTTTTACCGGTCTGAACCTTCACGGAACACGGCAACAGGTGGAAGCGGACTTGGACTTGCAATCGCGAAACAAATCATACAGGCACACGGGGGAATAATTGAAGCAGACAGCAAGCTTGGAGAAGGTACATCTGTATTCTTTACGTTAAAAAAGGGGGATCAACGTGAAACGCATTTTGCTGATTGA
- a CDS encoding response regulator transcription factor, producing the protein MKRILLIEDEVSIAELQRDYLEIEGFQVDMKHDGKSGVTAALEGNYDLIILDIMLPGISGFDICKEIRAEQNIPILLVSAKKEEIDKIRGLGLGADDYITKPFSPSELVARVKAHLSRYERLAGQQPRNQVLFVQGISIDQSSRKVQVNGKDVPFTTKEFDLLVFFVMHPNQVLSKDQLYERIWGMDSAADVSTVTVHVRKLREKIEQNPAKPEHLETVWGAGYRFNV; encoded by the coding sequence GTGAAACGCATTTTGCTGATTGAAGATGAAGTGAGCATTGCTGAATTGCAAAGAGATTATTTAGAGATTGAGGGCTTTCAGGTAGATATGAAGCATGATGGAAAATCAGGTGTCACAGCTGCCTTGGAAGGCAATTATGACCTCATTATCCTCGACATCATGCTGCCTGGGATAAGCGGATTTGATATTTGTAAAGAGATTCGGGCTGAGCAAAATATCCCGATTCTGCTCGTGTCCGCTAAAAAAGAAGAAATCGATAAGATTAGAGGACTCGGTCTTGGAGCTGATGACTATATTACAAAACCTTTTTCACCAAGTGAATTAGTCGCGAGAGTAAAGGCACATCTATCACGTTATGAACGACTTGCAGGGCAACAGCCAAGAAACCAAGTGCTTTTTGTACAAGGGATTTCGATTGACCAATCCTCACGTAAAGTACAGGTAAACGGAAAAGACGTGCCGTTTACGACAAAAGAATTTGACCTGCTCGTGTTTTTCGTGATGCACCCGAATCAAGTGCTATCGAAGGATCAGTTGTATGAGCGGATCTGGGGAATGGATTCTGCGGCTGATGTATCAACGGTTACGGTTCACGTTCGAAAACTTCGGGAGAAGATTGAACAAAATCCAGCAAAACCTGAGCACTTAGAAACCGTTTGGGGAGCTGGCTATCGCTTTAACGTGTAA
- a CDS encoding ankyrin repeat domain-containing protein, which produces MKWLAAVLSIMLLLQGCTDKSESTNTPGKETSTVTDELHQATEQQDTEQVKKLIKDGMDLNVQDSQGRTPLMIATYNEDYDTAKVLIEAGADVNIQDSMKNNPYLYASAEGYTDILRLTIEAGADAKITNRYGGTGLIPASEHGYVDVVDMLLTKTDVNVNHVNNLGWTALLEAIILNNGDEKQQKTVELLVQYGANVNLADGEGITPLEHAKQKGFKEIETFLIEAGAK; this is translated from the coding sequence ATGAAATGGTTAGCAGCAGTACTTAGCATTATGTTACTTCTGCAAGGGTGTACCGACAAAAGCGAAAGCACCAATACGCCAGGAAAGGAGACATCAACCGTGACAGACGAACTTCACCAAGCAACTGAACAGCAAGATACCGAGCAGGTGAAAAAACTAATCAAGGACGGCATGGATCTAAACGTACAAGACTCTCAAGGACGAACGCCTCTAATGATTGCTACGTATAATGAAGACTATGACACTGCAAAGGTTTTGATTGAAGCAGGTGCTGATGTGAACATCCAAGATAGCATGAAGAACAACCCGTATCTGTATGCGAGTGCGGAAGGCTACACCGATATCCTTCGCTTAACCATTGAAGCAGGAGCTGATGCGAAAATCACAAACCGATACGGCGGAACAGGTTTAATTCCTGCATCGGAACACGGTTATGTGGATGTTGTGGACATGCTTTTAACGAAAACAGATGTCAATGTGAACCATGTGAACAACCTTGGTTGGACGGCGCTGTTAGAAGCGATTATCTTAAATAACGGAGATGAAAAGCAGCAGAAAACAGTAGAGCTATTGGTTCAATATGGGGCAAATGTCAACTTGGCGGATGGTGAAGGGATAACACCGCTAGAACATGCGAAACAAAAAGGATTTAAAGAAATCGAGACCTTTCTAATTGAGGCAGGAGCCAAATAA
- a CDS encoding MBL fold metallo-hydrolase: protein MNNYHLLEIEFDYNGQKQIVTPILLQDERDIILIDCGYPDFKNLLEEACIQHNVKLDSITKLIVTHHDMDHIGSLAELKRTYPHMEIVAYELEAPYIEGEKKSLRLEQAESTFDSLPDEEKPHAEQFIHFLQSIEPVPVDRTVSNNEQLPWCGGINIVHTPGHLPGHISLYLPASKTLIAGDVVVIEQGKLEIANPKFTLDLDEAVRSVQLLLDYNIEHIICYHGGLFQGDVKQALLQLIHSYRA, encoded by the coding sequence ATGAATAACTATCATCTTCTCGAGATTGAATTTGATTATAATGGACAAAAACAGATAGTCACGCCAATTCTTCTTCAAGATGAGCGAGATATAATTCTCATCGACTGTGGGTATCCAGACTTTAAGAATCTCCTTGAAGAAGCATGTATCCAGCACAACGTCAAACTAGACTCGATCACAAAATTGATTGTGACCCATCATGATATGGATCATATAGGTTCGCTCGCTGAATTGAAGCGGACGTATCCACACATGGAAATCGTTGCGTACGAGCTGGAAGCGCCGTACATTGAAGGTGAAAAAAAATCATTGCGACTTGAACAGGCTGAATCAACATTTGATTCATTGCCAGATGAAGAAAAGCCACATGCGGAGCAGTTTATTCACTTCTTACAGTCGATTGAGCCGGTTCCTGTGGATCGGACGGTCTCCAATAATGAACAGTTGCCTTGGTGCGGTGGCATCAATATAGTTCACACCCCCGGTCATTTACCTGGCCATATATCATTGTATTTACCTGCCAGCAAAACGCTGATTGCAGGGGATGTCGTCGTCATCGAACAAGGTAAGCTCGAAATTGCGAATCCCAAATTTACATTAGATTTGGATGAGGCTGTCCGATCTGTTCAACTATTGCTTGACTATAACATTGAGCATATCATTTGTTATCATGGAGGATTATTTCAAGGCGATGTAAAGCAGGCGCTTCTTCAACTTATTCATTCATATAGGGCATAG
- the ybaK gene encoding Cys-tRNA(Pro) deacylase — MKKVKTNAMRILDKEKIEYKIMTYRADDGKIDGLSVAKKIGKEEGLVYKTLISQGSSKGYYVFVTPVEAELDLKKAAKVVGEKKVEMIPVKDITKVSGYVRGGCSPIGMKSLFPTFIDDKALSVGTIIVSGGNIGVQIEIKAEGLAKAIKAQFADLSK, encoded by the coding sequence ATGAAAAAAGTTAAAACCAATGCAATGCGGATATTAGACAAAGAAAAAATAGAATATAAAATAATGACGTATAGGGCAGATGACGGAAAAATTGATGGATTATCTGTGGCCAAAAAAATTGGAAAAGAAGAAGGATTAGTGTATAAAACCCTTATTTCCCAAGGTTCTAGCAAGGGATATTATGTTTTTGTTACTCCGGTTGAAGCCGAGCTCGATTTGAAAAAGGCTGCTAAGGTTGTTGGAGAGAAGAAAGTCGAAATGATTCCAGTTAAGGATATAACGAAAGTGTCTGGATATGTGCGGGGTGGCTGTTCACCAATAGGAATGAAAAGTTTGTTTCCTACTTTTATCGATGACAAAGCTCTATCAGTTGGTACAATCATTGTCAGTGGGGGAAATATCGGTGTACAGATTGAAATTAAGGCAGAGGGTTTAGCAAAGGCAATAAAAGCACAATTCGCTGATTTATCTAAATAG